GCCGACTAGCACTGGTTTCTCCCTGATCGGATCAGCCACTTCCCCATAGAGCAACTCCCTGACCGCCTCCACCGCGAAGCCAAAACCCATGCCCGCTGCATCTTCACCCGCAGGGCTAAAGCGGCCCACCAAGGCGTCATAACGGCCGCCACTGGCGATCTCTAGGGGGGCCTCTGCCCCTTGGCACACCAACTTGAACACCAGTCCGTCATAGAGATCGAAATGGGGCTGGAAACTGGGATCCAATTGCACCGACACCCCCAGTCTTCCTGCTGCAGGGGCCAGCAGGGCCAGGCTGAATTCCAGTTGATCAATTATTTGGTTGGGGCCAATCGCCTGCTTCAACTGCCCGATCACGGCTTCCGGTGTTCCCCTCAGACGCATCAAGGAAGTCAGCAGTCTTTGCTCGCCCTCTGATTCAGCCAGTTGGGTAAGGGCGAGGCTGTCAAAATTTGTAAGGGCTGAGCGGGCCGCCGATCGCTTCTCCTCCGGCAATTGGCCCAACAGGGCGGCCAGCAGGCCATGGTGACCAACCAGCAGGGTGGGACGGTGCTCTGGCCTTAGCCCCAACTGGCCAGCAGCTGCCAGCAGTAGGCGCAGTAGCTCCCCATCGGCGGCCGCAGAACCAATCCCCAGCAACTCAACCCCGCTCTGGAGTTGTTCACTGATCCGCTTACTACCGCTTTCGGTGGTACTGGTGCGAAAGATGGGGCCCATGGCCCAGAGGCGCAGGGGTCTGGGCCACTGGGCCATGCGGGTGCTGGCGGCCCTGGCAATCGAGGCCGTCAGCTCTGGTCTCAAACCAAGCGGTTCATCACTGGAAAGACGCACCACCTCCCGGCCATCGATGGCGCCCCCAGCCTGGAGGGTTTCCAGCTTTTCAAAGGAGGGTGGAGCCACCTCCTGGTAGCCCCAAAGGCGATACACATTTGCCAGTTGTTCGGCAATGCGCCGATTCAGCTCCACATCCCTGGGGTTGAGATCCTTTGCACCGGCTGCGGGTTGCAGAGCCATTGGCAGCAGTACTAAGTAGGGGTGGTGTGGACCAATCCTATGAATCCAGCTCCGCAGCCCCGTAGCTGGAACCCTGCAGGGGCTTGCAGGCGGCCAGTCCAGCCACAATCTTTGGCTGCAGGAGCCTGCCGCAAGCAATCAGGCGACCTTCCGCCAGGCGCATTTCAGAGCCTGAGTAGCTGGAAACCACCCCTCCAGCCTGCTCCACAAGAACAACCCCTGCGGCCAAATCCCAGGGCGACAGGCCCCGCTCCCAATAGCCATCCATGCGACCGGCGGCCACAAAGGCCAAATCCACGGCGGCGGCACCGGCGCGGCGTACCCCATGGCTGCGATGGGTGAAGTAGGCAAATTCGGCGTAGTTGTTGTCTAGCCGGCTGCGGCGGTCGTAGGCAAAGCCCGTGGCCAGTAGGGCATCGCCCAACTGGTGACAGTCGCTGACTGCCAGCCGCTGGTCGTTGCACCAGGATCCCAGGCCCGGGGCCGCCCAAAACAATTCGGCCATTGCGGGAACCGCCAGGGCACCCAGCAGGGGCAGTCCGCCCCAGGTGAGGCCAATTGAGGTGCCAAAGAATGGAAAGCCGTGGGCGTAGTTGGTGGTGCCATCGAGGGGGTCAATGCACCATTCGAAGGGGCTGTCCTTGGGCCTCCTGCCACTCTCCTCAGCGAGGATCCCAAATTCAGGGGTCTCAGCCTGCAAAAAAGCCAGGACGGCAGCCTCAGCAGCGTGATCCGCCTCGGTGACCAGATCGCCGGCTACGCCCTTCTCCCGCACCTGGATTAACCGGCCAAAGTGGCGGCTTAGCTGCTCACCACCGAGCTCTGCAGCCTGGCGGGCGATATTCACGAGCCTCAGGATCTCAGCCTCCGGCAGGCCGGCTTCCCGGGCGGCCCGGTCACTGAGCCTCTCTGCCACATCCAGATTTTCCGTGGGATCAGCCATCACTCCTCATCAAGGGGTAGCCCAGGCCGGACTGGGCCCCGGCCAAAAAATTGGCCGAATTGCAATTCATAGACCTCATCCTCGTCCTGGGTCTCCACCACCAGGGGCCCCGTTGCCCTGGCAACGCACAGCAGGCCATAGCCCTTGGCGCGCAGGTCCCGGGAGAGGCCCAGTGCCTCGCGGCTGTCAATCTCCCCCTCCAGCACCCGAACTGCACAGGCGGTGCAACAGCCATTGCGACAACTGAATGGCAGGGGATCTCCCTGGTTTTCAAAACTGCGCAGGATGTACTCGCCATCTGCCACGTCGTGGCTAATCACACGACCCGTCTGCCGCCAATGGATCGTGATCGGGTGATAGGGCTTCATGCTGCTAGATTCGCATCTGCCCCATTTTGCCCCTGGAGAGGTGGCCGAGTGGTTGAAGGCGCAGCACTGGAAATGCTGTATAGGGGCAACTTTATCGAGGGTTCGAATCCCTCCCTCTCCGTTATTAAAAAGCCGGCTAATCAGCCGGCTTTTTTTGTCCTTTTAGGCCCTCCTGCGATTAACCAAAGCGACCGCTTACATAGTCTTGGGTTGACTTCTGGGCCGGAGCATTGAAGATTCGTTCGGTGGGTGCGTATTCCACCAGGTAGCCCACCTTGCCACTGCCCCCTTCGACTACCTCAGCGTTAAAAAAGGCAGTGTTGTCTGATACTCGAACTGCCTGCTGCATATTGTGGGTAACAATAATGATTGTGTAGCTGCGCTTCAGTTCATGCATCGTTTCCTCGATCTTTAATGTTGAGATCGGATCAAGGGCCGAGCAGGGTTCATCCATCAGGATCACCTCCGGTTCGGTGGCGATTGCCCTAGCAATACACAGCCGCTGTTGCTGGCCTCCCGAAAGGGCCAGGCCACTTTCCTTAAGTTTGTCCTTGCATTCATCCCAGACGGCTGCCTTGCGCAGGGAGCGCTCGACCAGCTCATCCATGTCACCCTTGTAACCGTTTATGCGAGCACCGAAGGCAATATTTTCGTAGATGGTCTTAGGGAAGGGGTTGGGCTTCTGAAAGACCATGCCGATGCGACGGCGCACCTCCACGGGGTCGACGCGGGGATCGTAGAGATCATTGCCATCGAAAATCACCCGGCCCTTGAGTGTGCAACCGGGAATTAAATCGTTCATACGGTTAAGGCCCCGCAGCACCGTCGACTTGCCACAGCCTGACGGGCCAATAAATGCGGTCACCTCGCCGTAGGGGATGTCCATGTAAACCCCTTTAACAGCCTCAAACTTGCCGTAGGAGATGCTTACATTCTCCAGGGCCATGCAAACAGATTTGCTTGGATTTGAATCGAGTTTCGAAGAGGTTGTCATGGTATTGGTTGGTTGGGGTGCGGATTGGTAGTGAAGGAAAAGGAGGAAGGAGGTTGGTGAAATGGGGCAGAAAGGCAGGTCCTAATGACTTAGGTTTTAGCCATTTTTGATATCCAGCGGGAAAGTAAATTTGCTCCGAGTATCATCACAACCAATACAAAGCTGGCTGCCCATGCCAGGGCATTTTGGTACTCGTAGGGCATGATTGCAAAGTTATAAATCAACACAGACATTGTCGCGATTGGGTTAAATATACCATCTGGCCAATAGGGGGAAAATAGTGTAGTGAAAATCAACGGTGCTGTTTCCCCCGCTGCCCTAGCCACCGCTAGAACCACCCCGGTTGCAATTGGTGTAAAGGCAGCTGGCAGGGTGATTCTGGTAATAGTTACAAATTTTGAGGCCCCTACCCCGTAGGCTCCCCAGCGCAACTCCTGGGGGACAAGCCTCAGCCCTTCGTCGGTTGTTTTTATGATGGTTGGCAGCATCAACACCGAAAGGGCAATACCCCCGGCCATGGCACTAAAGCTCTGGTCAAAGAAGAGCTTTGTTACCACCACAAGGCCATAAATAAATACGCCAGCAATGATCGAGGGCACGCCAGCCAGTACATCGTTGCCAAAACGAATAAAGTTTGCAAACCAGCCACCCCTCGAGTATTCGCTCAGAAATATTCCCCCACCTATGCCCACCGGCAGGGCGATGCAGGTGGCAATGGCGCTAACAATCAAAGTACCCAAAATCGCATTGCCAATTCCTCCACCAGTCAAGCCAAGCTCAGGAGGCAGTTCAAGGAAAAGGGAAGGGCGAATCATTGATCCTCCCTTTACAAGCACGTAACCCAATACTAGAAATAGGGGCAATACAGCGATCGCCGCAAAAGTGGCAGCAATTGCTGTCAACAGTTCGTTTAACCTGTTGCGCTTGAGGTTTGGGTCGAAGAATAGGGACCTTCGGTCAAAAAGGTCCGAATTTGCGTAACTAATGTTAGTGCTGGATGTCATTGTGGTATCTCGTTAGTTTCAGTAGCGCAGGCTTAGGCGTCGAACGATCCACTGGGCCGCCACATTCACCACGAATGTGAGCAGCATCAGGATTAAGGCCGCATACATGAGCGCCGAAACCTGGATGCCATCCGCCTCCCCAAATTGGTTTGCAAGCATCGAGGCAATGGTGTTGCCAGGAGCCAGCAGCGAAATGTTGAAGCTGAGGGAATTGCCGATGATCATGGTCACGGCCATCGTTTCCCCCATGGCCCGGCCCAGGGAAAGCATCACCCCGCCAATAATTGCTGATATAGCCGCAGGCAGGATCACGTTGAAGATGGCCCCCCAACGGGTAGATCCGATCCCGTAGGCCCCCTGCCTCAGCTCAATCGGCACCTGGTTTAGGGCGTCACGGGATATGGCTGTGATTATTGGCAGCACCATCACCACCAAAATCAAAATCGCCGGCGCCATGCCCGGGCCCTGGGGGACCGTTGAAAAGAGTGGAGACCAACCAAGCACGTTGTGGAGCATGTTCAGGACAGGCCTGATTGCGGGCTCCATCACGAAGATGGCCCAGAGCCCAAGCACCACCGATGGCAGGGCTGCCAGGAGTTCGACCATCAGGCCGATGGCCTCCCTGATGCGTGTGGGGACCAGGTCCTCGGTGATGAAGATCGCCGTGCCTACTCCCAGGGGCACTGCGATTACGAGGGCAAGTAATGACGAAACCAGGGTGCCGTAGATCGCCACTAGGGCGCCGTAGCGGTCGTTAACGGGGTCCCAGTCGGAGGTGGTCAGGAAATTGAGGCCAAATTGGGCAATCGCTTCCCTTGCCTGGCCAAATACCGTTAGGAATATGCCTAAAAGCACCAGGGCAACGCCTGAGGCAAGGGCAAGGCTGAGTTGGCTGAAGCCAATGTCGACCAGTTTTTCACTGGGTGGGCGGCGACGCAGGGTGAACGCCTCGGCGTTCACGTCATTACTGAAATCCGGCTTCATGCAAGGGGATTTGGCTTCGGATTTGTTGGAGAGGGGCTGGGCTGGAGGCCACAGCTGACTCCATGAATTTACGAACCCCGTCGCCGGAGGCGCATTAACCCGTGTTTAACGGCTGGGGACCGGTATTTTTAAGGATCAACAGCCTGTTTGATGGGGCGACGGCGTTCATGGGTCGAATAGTTGGAATCGACCTGGGTACCACCAATTCAGTGGTGGCTGTCTTGGAGGGGGGGCGCCCCCAGGTAATTGCCAGTGCGGAGGGGGGGCGCACCACCCCATCCGTGGTGGGCTTCAGCCGTGACCAGGAACTGTTGGTCGGCCAATTGGCCCGCCGCCAGCTGGTGCTGAATCCCCGCAATACCTTCGCGAACCTCAAGCGCTACGTCGGTCGTCAGTGGGATGAACTCGAGGACAGCAGCCTGGGGGTTCCCTACACGGTTCGGGCCAACGACCAGGGCAACGTGCGGGTGGTTTGCCCAATCACAGAAAGGGAATACGCCCCGGAGGAATTGGTGGCGAGCATCCTGCGAAAGCTTGTGGATGACGCCAGTACCTACCTGGGGGAGCCTGTGGAGGCTGCAGTTATTACCGTGCCGGCCTATTTCAACGATGCCCAGCGCCAGGCCACCCGCGATGCAGGCCGCCTGGCTGGCCTTGAGGTCGAACGCATTCTCAACGAACCCACTGCAGCAGCCCTGGCCTATGGCTTCGATCGCAGCAGCGTTAAGCGGGTTCTGGTCTTCGACCTGGGCGGCGGAACCTTCGACGTCTCGGTGATGCGCATTGCCCAGGGCGTTTTTGATGTCAAGGCAACCAGCGGCGACACCCAATTAGGTGGCAACGACTGGGACCGTCGCATCGTCGACTGGCTGGCCGATGCTTTTCAAAAGGAACACACCATTGATCTTCGCCGCGATCGCCAGGCCCTGCAGCGACTAACCGAAGCTGCCGAAAAGGCCAAGCAGGAGCTTTCTGGGGTGCAGAGCACACCCATCTCGCTCCCCTTTATTGGCACCGGTCCCGACGGGCCTCTGCACATTGAAACCAGCTTGGAGCGGCGCACCTTTGAGGGCCTCTGCCCCGATCTCCTGGACCGGCTGCTTCGACCTGTGCAGAGGGCCCTCAGGGATTCAGGTTTTGCTGCCGAGGACATCGACGATGTGGTGTTGGTGGGGGGCGGTAGCCGGATGCCGATGGTTCAGGACATGGTCCGCACCCTGATACCCCTTGAGCCCTGCCAATCGGTCAATCCCGATGAGGTGGTGGCGATTGGCGCCGCCGTTCAGGCGGGGATCCTCACCGGCGAACTGCGGGATCTGATGCTCAACGACGTCACACCGCTGTCGCTGGGCCTCGAGACCATTGGTGGGGTGATGAAAGTGCTCATCCCCCGCAACACCCCAATTCCGGTGCGCAAAAGCGACCTGTTCAGCACCTCCGAGGCCAACCAAAACTCAGTCGAGGTCCATGTGCTCCAGGGTGAGCGCCAGATGAGAGATGGCAATAAATCCCTGGGTCGCTTCCGGCTATCGGGCATACCTCCGGCCCCCAGGGGCGTGCCCCAGGTGCAGGTTTCCTTCGATATCGATGCCAACGGTCTGCTGCAGGTATCGGCCACCGATCGCACCACCGGTCGCCAGCAGAGCGTCACGATCCAGGGGGGCTCAAACCTCAGCGAGGAGGAAATCGCCCAATTACTGGCGGAGGCTGAACTGAAGGCCAGTGAGGATCGCCGCAAACGCCGTGAAATTGATCGACAAAACCGTGCCCAAACCCTGATTGCCCAGGCGGAAAGACGCCTTCGCGACGCCTCCCTGGAGTTGGGGCCCTATGGGGCTGAACGCCAGCAGCGCGCTGTGGAGTTGGCGGTGCGTGAGGTGCAGGATCTATTGGCAGTTACTGCTGGCAGAGCCACTGGTGGTGATGAGGCTGCCGTGGCCGACCTGGAACTTGCCGTCAGCCAATTGCAGGAGGCCCTGTTTGGCTTAAATCGCAAGCTGCTCAATGAAAGACGTTCCGAGCAAGGCCCCCTGCAGGGTTTGAAAAACACCCTCGGCTCCTTGAAGGATGAGTTGTTTTCCGATGACGACTTCGATGACTGGAATCGCGATGACTGGAATCGGGACAGCTGGAATCGGGATGGCCTAAGCAGAGGCGCCAGTGACCCCTGGTCGCGCCCCCCATCAAGGCCCGAGCGCTATGAACAGGACAGATATCAGCAGGACAGATTCCAGCCGGACAGGTACCAGGAGAGGAGTTATCCCGAAAAAAGGTTTGAGCGGCAGCAGCCTCGCCGCGAGGCCGATCCCTGGGGTGATGGTTGACGCCCGTGGTCCAGCAAGTTCCCGCAACTGAGGATTACTGGTCCGTTCTTGGCCTCAGGCCAGGTTCAGATGGCTCAAGCCTCAAGCGGGCTTTCCGCAACCAGGCGCGACGCTGGCACCCGGATCTCAATGGCAATGATCCCCGGGCTGAGGAGCAGTTCAAGCTGGTCAATGAGGCCTATGCCGTGCTTTCGGACCCGGCCAGGCGCGATGCCTGGGAAGCGGGGCTCAATTTTGATGAGGCAGGGCCGGAGGGGGGTGGCGATCCCTTTGCTAGGGGCTTTCCCGATTTCGACGACTACCTAGACCAATTATTTGGCGAGCGGCGCCGCCGGACCCGGGAGCCGGAACAACAGGTCTACCCAGTTGATCCCCCCGGTGAGGTTTCCGCTTCCCCGCCACCACCACCGCCTGTCCAGGCCACCACTGACCTGGAAACCCTGGTGGAACTCAGCCCAGAGCAGGCCCTGCAGGGCGCAAGTCTTGAGATTGAGCTCCAGGACGGTACGGCGGTTGAGGTGAAAACCCCTGCCATGGCCGGCGATGGTTGGCGCCTACGGCTGGCAGGGGTTACCCCCGGCGGTGGCGACCATTTCCTGCACCTGCGGGTGTGCACTCCGGATGGCCTGCGGGTGGATGGCCTGCGGGTTCTGCTGAGCCTTGACCTGAGCCCCGCCGAGGCGGCCCTGGGTTGTGCCGTGGTGGTTCCCACGCTGAGGGGGCCAGTCAAACTGACGGTGCCAGCTGGATCCTCGAGTGGTCGGCTGCTGCGTTTGCGGGGGCGCGGCATGGAATGGGGGGGGCAGCGGGGCGACCAATTGGTGGAGGTGCGCATCGTGGTTCCCGAGGAGCTGGGGGAGGCTGAAGCTGCCCTGTACCAGCGCCTCGGACAGCTGGCCCGCGGGCCGGAGCATCGCCAGTGAGAGACTGGCAACTTCTGCCGTAGTAGTGCTCTCGATGGCGGTATTTGTGCTTCTTTTCGACGCCGGCAGCGACCAGGAAGGCATCCACTCCCTTGAGCTAAACGGCCGCACCGTGGTGCTGTTGTTTGAGGAGAGGGACGACGCAGACCGCTACGCAGGGCTGCTGGAAGCCCAGGATTTTCCCGTGCCCACTGTTGAACCCCTTGACCGGGAGGAGATGGAGCTTTTCTGCAGTGAAGCCGGCTATGAGGCGCGCCTTGTAACTAAGGGTTTTCTGCCCGAAACGGCAGAGGATCGCCTGCTAATTGCCCCCCCCGAGCGAAATATGGATGTCGCCAAGTGGCAGGAGGAGAACCAATTACAGGAGACGAACCAAGCCCAGGAGCTGGATCGCCAGGGGGAACAGGATTCAGAACTGGAGGCCTTCCGTCGCAAGCTTGAGGGTTTGCTTTGAGCGAGATCAATAGGGGCCATCTGCTCACCGAGCAGGCCAATCCCGCCAGCGAAAACCTCTGCCAACTCTCTAGCCAGGAGCTCGTAGAGCTGTTCTGTGAAAACGAGCTGGAACCCCAGCGGGCCCTGGCGGCGGCGGCGGCACCCCTGGCTGCAGCGGTGGAGGCCATTTCTGCCCGGCTGGCCTCGGGAGGAAGGCTGTTTTATTTGGGTGCCGGCACCTCCGGGCGCCTCGGCGTGCTGGATGCGGCCGAATGCCCGCCCACCTTTTGCACCCCACCGGAGCTGGTGCAGGGGGTCCTGGCCGGGGGCGCAGCTGCCCTGCTGCGTAGTTCGGAGGGCCTGGAGGATATCGAGGCGGCCGGCCGAGATGATTTGCTGGCTAGGGGGTTTGGGCCTGGGGACTGCCTGGTGGGCATAGCGGCTGGAGGCACCACCCCCTACGTGCTGGGTGGTCTGAGCCATGCAAAGGCCATCGGCGCCCTGGCCATTGCCATGGCCTGCGTTCCCAGGGATCAGGTGGCCATGCCCTCAGACATCGACATACGCCTACTTACCGGGCCCGAATTGCTGGCCGGATCCACCCGCCTTAAGGCTGGTACGGCAACAAAAATGGCCCTTAACCTGATCTCCACCTCAGTGATGGTGCGGCTGGGCAAGGTCCATGGCAACCGGATGGTGGATGTGGCGGTGACCAATGCCAAGCTCGAGGATCGGGCCCTGCGCATTCTCAGTGATCTTTCCGGGGTTGATCGGATTGAGGGGCGCCAGCTGCTCGAGCAAAGCTCCGGTTCGGTCAAATTGGCCCTGGTGATTGCCCTTACGGGCCTAGATGCTCAGCAGGCCCAGAAGCACCTAGATCGCCATGGCCCCAGCCTGCGCAAGGTGCTGCAGGCCCCAACTCAGCCCCCTGGTCCCCAGTAGGGGCTTGTGAACAGGCTGACCCTCCGACGGGTGGCGCGGGGTACCTGCTCCTTAGGGGTCATCAGGGCGTGGCGAAGGGCATGGTGGGCCGTGCTGGGCGGCCGGTGAACGGCTAGGCGCTCGGCGGCAAGACGGACGATGCGCTGGGCCAGGGCCGCATTGGCCCTCAGGTTTTCGATAACCATTTCCACCGAAACGCTGGCGTGCTCCTGGTGCCAGCAGTCGTAATCGGTGGCCATCGCCAGGGTGGTGTAAGCAATTTCGGCTTCCCTGGCAAGACGCGCCTCGGTGTGGTTGGTCATGCCAATCACTGAACAGCCCCAACTGCGATAGAGCTCGGATTCAGCCCTGGTGGAGAAGGCAGGACCTTCCATGCAGAGATAGGCGCCGCCACGGTGCAATTGGTGGCCCTCGGGCATCAGGCTGTCGCCCACATCGGAAATTAGGCGGCTGAGCACAGGGCAAAAGGGATCGGCAAAGCCCACATGGGCCACCAGACCATCGCCAAAAAGGGTGAGGGGGCGGGCGTGGGTGCGGTCGACGAATTGATCGGGCACGACCATGTCGAGGGGCCGCACATGCTCCTGAAGGGAGCCAACGGCCGACACCGAGAAGATCCATCGCACCCCCAGGGAACGCAGGGCCCAGATGTTTGCCCGGTAGGGCACCTCAGTGGGGGTATAGCTGTGGTGGGGGCCATGGCGGGCCAAAAAGACCACCTCCAGGTTGCCGATGCGGCCAACCCGCAGGCTGCAGGAGGGTTTGCCATAGGGGGTTTTCAGCTTGATCTTGCGCACGTCCTCCAGGCCCTCCATGCCATAGAGACCGCTGCCACCGATGACGCCTAGGCGCGCCTGACCCAAATCCAGGCCGGCCAAGCCGCTTTCAATTGAGGCCATACGCGCTACTGCCCTATCCAATGCCCCATTTAAGAACTCAGACCGCCACGGCCGCATAAAATTGGCGTTTAAGGCCCGCCTTCGATGACCAAAGCTTTGATGGAAACAGATGCCGGCAGCATCTCAATCGAGTTGTTTGAGGCCGAGGCCCCCGGCACCGTTGCCAATTTTGTGAAATTGGCCGAATCCGGCTTTTACGACGGTCTGGCCTTCCACCGGGTTATCGACGGTTTCATGGCCCAGGGCGGCTGCCCAAATAGCCGCGATGGCTCCGGTGGCATGGCAGGTACCGGTGGCCCTGGCTACACGATTAATTGTGAGATCAATTCCAACAAGCACCAGGCCGGCAGTTTGTCGATGGCCCACGCCGGCAAAAACACCGGCGGCTCCCAGTTCTTCCTGTGCCATGGCGCCCAACCCCACCTCGATGGGGTCCACACGGTGTTTGGTCAGACTGGAGACCTAGAGGTGGTTCTTGCCATCAAGAAGGGCACCAAGATCAATAAATTGACTATTCAGAAGTAGCGCTCCAGCGCACAAAGGCCCCCGGCTCCATTTGGAGCTCGGGGGATTCTTTTGCAGACCACTCCGCCAGGCCCCGCTGATCAGGTTCCAGGGAAACACTGGGATGGCTACTCCTTTGCCGGTCTGGAGTGAGTAGCAGGCTCAGTTGCTCCGTTTCGGGCCAGGCGGCCATGGCCTTCAGCATTTCCCGCAATAGGTCCAGCAGCTGGCTGGGTTCCTGGTTTGCCCCAGGATTGAGCAGAAGGGCCAGGCCAGGTTGGTTCAGTAGGGCCAGCAACCTGGGATGCTCCTCCCTTTCCAGGTCAAATCCCTTGGCACTGGCAGTTGCTATCAACTGGTCGATGCGGCCTGCGATGGTTAATCCATCAGCCTTCCCTTGCCAGGCCACAACCGCATTGGGGCCATCCATAAGGTGCCCCAGTTTGGTGCGTTTGGTCTGCAGATAATCGGCGTTGTGTTGGCCGGGATTCATCACCAGGGGTACCCGGTCTTCAACCTGAAGGCCGTAACCGCCAAGGCCCGCAATCTTGCGGGGGTTGTTGGTGATCAGGTGGAGCCTGTGGACACCTAGATCACTGAGGATTTGGGCCCCCACCCCGTAATTGCGCAGATCGGCGGCAAAACCCAAGCGCTCGTTGGCCTCCACCGTGTCCAGGCCAGTGTCTTGAAGGGAGTAGGCCTTGAGCTTGTTGATCAGGCCAATGCCCCGACCCTCCTGGCGCAAATAGACCACCACCCCCTCTCCCGCTGTCTCCACCATCTTCAGGGCAGCCTCCAGTTGGGGACGGCAATCACAGCGCAGGGAACCGAAGGCATCGCCCGTGAGGCATTCGGAATGGACCCTCACCAGCACAGGGCCAGTGGCCTTTTCGGGGTGGCCCTTGACGATGGCGATGTGCTCACTGCCATCCAACTCATTGCGGTAGCCAATGGCGCGAAAGCTGCCGAAGGCGCTGGGTAGCTCCGCCTCCGCCTGGCGGCGCACAAACCGCTCCGTATCAAGCCGGTAGCTGATTAGGTCGGCAATGTTGATCAGCCTTAGGCCATGGCGCCTGGCGTACTCCCCTAGTTGGGGCAGCCTGGCCATC
This genomic interval from Cyanobium sp. WAJ14-Wanaka contains the following:
- the mtnP gene encoding S-methyl-5'-thioadenosine phosphorylase → MASIESGLAGLDLGQARLGVIGGSGLYGMEGLEDVRKIKLKTPYGKPSCSLRVGRIGNLEVVFLARHGPHHSYTPTEVPYRANIWALRSLGVRWIFSVSAVGSLQEHVRPLDMVVPDQFVDRTHARPLTLFGDGLVAHVGFADPFCPVLSRLISDVGDSLMPEGHQLHRGGAYLCMEGPAFSTRAESELYRSWGCSVIGMTNHTEARLAREAEIAYTTLAMATDYDCWHQEHASVSVEMVIENLRANAALAQRIVRLAAERLAVHRPPSTAHHALRHALMTPKEQVPRATRRRVSLFTSPYWGPGG
- the ribBA gene encoding bifunctional 3,4-dihydroxy-2-butanone-4-phosphate synthase/GTP cyclohydrolase II, with the protein product MAFDSIADALAAIRNGESIVVVDDENRENEGDLICAAQFATPEQINFMATEARGLICLAMEGERLDALDLPLMVDRNTDSNQTAFTVSVDAGPENGVTTGISAEDRARTIQVAIHPHTRPADLRRPGHIFPLRAKQGGVLKRAGHTEAAVDLAQLAGLYPAGVICEIQNADGSMARLPQLGEYARRHGLRLINIADLISYRLDTERFVRRQAEAELPSAFGSFRAIGYRNELDGSEHIAIVKGHPEKATGPVLVRVHSECLTGDAFGSLRCDCRPQLEAALKMVETAGEGVVVYLRQEGRGIGLINKLKAYSLQDTGLDTVEANERLGFAADLRNYGVGAQILSDLGVHRLHLITNNPRKIAGLGGYGLQVEDRVPLVMNPGQHNADYLQTKRTKLGHLMDGPNAVVAWQGKADGLTIAGRIDQLIATASAKGFDLEREEHPRLLALLNQPGLALLLNPGANQEPSQLLDLLREMLKAMAAWPETEQLSLLLTPDRQRSSHPSVSLEPDQRGLAEWSAKESPELQMEPGAFVRWSATSE
- the murQ gene encoding N-acetylmuramic acid 6-phosphate etherase; protein product: MSEINRGHLLTEQANPASENLCQLSSQELVELFCENELEPQRALAAAAAPLAAAVEAISARLASGGRLFYLGAGTSGRLGVLDAAECPPTFCTPPELVQGVLAGGAAALLRSSEGLEDIEAAGRDDLLARGFGPGDCLVGIAAGGTTPYVLGGLSHAKAIGALAIAMACVPRDQVAMPSDIDIRLLTGPELLAGSTRLKAGTATKMALNLISTSVMVRLGKVHGNRMVDVAVTNAKLEDRALRILSDLSGVDRIEGRQLLEQSSGSVKLALVIALTGLDAQQAQKHLDRHGPSLRKVLQAPTQPPGPQ
- a CDS encoding peptidylprolyl isomerase, with the translated sequence MTKALMETDAGSISIELFEAEAPGTVANFVKLAESGFYDGLAFHRVIDGFMAQGGCPNSRDGSGGMAGTGGPGYTINCEINSNKHQAGSLSMAHAGKNTGGSQFFLCHGAQPHLDGVHTVFGQTGDLEVVLAIKKGTKINKLTIQK